Proteins encoded together in one Micromonospora auratinigra window:
- a CDS encoding Sec-independent protein translocase family protein, translating into MLDNLNWWEIGALLLLALLIFGDRLPTVISDGLRMVRNLRAMARNATGDLSRELGTDIQLEDLHPKAFIRKHLLTEEDEQAIRKPLQSMYDNIRTDVSGVHDDLKDVARAADLRANGTRPATATGSAPTPAPAPRPSYDDAT; encoded by the coding sequence GTGCTCGACAACCTGAACTGGTGGGAGATCGGTGCGCTGCTGCTCCTGGCGCTGCTGATCTTCGGGGACCGGCTGCCCACCGTGATCAGCGACGGTCTCCGGATGGTCCGCAACCTGCGCGCGATGGCCCGCAACGCCACCGGCGACCTGAGTCGCGAGCTGGGCACCGACATCCAGTTGGAGGACCTGCACCCGAAGGCGTTCATCCGGAAGCACCTGCTCACCGAGGAGGACGAGCAGGCCATCCGGAAGCCGCTGCAGAGCATGTACGACAACATCCGCACGGACGTCTCCGGCGTGCACGACGACCTCAAGGACGTGGCCAGGGCCGCCGACCTGCGGGCCAACGGCACCCGTCCGGCGACCGCCACGGGCAGCGCCCCCACCCCGGCCCCCGCCCCCCGCCCCAGCTACGACGACGCCACCTGA
- a CDS encoding O-methyltransferase codes for MAQALQFAESYVTEDLVLRTARSLAREVGVDAVTPGAGAALRLLAAAGNARAVVEIGTGTGVSGVWLLRGMRPDGVLTTMDVEVEHQRIARRIFLEAGFPSGRTRIITGRALDVLPRLADGAYDLVFVDAEAAGVTACVDAALRLLRPGGVLALNGALAGGRIGDPAARDRETVTVRETIKAVRESEHWVPALLPVGHGLLAAVKA; via the coding sequence ATGGCCCAGGCGCTCCAGTTCGCCGAGTCGTACGTCACCGAGGACCTCGTCCTGCGCACGGCCCGCAGCCTCGCCCGCGAGGTCGGCGTGGACGCCGTCACCCCCGGGGCCGGGGCGGCGCTGCGCCTGCTCGCGGCCGCCGGCAACGCCCGGGCGGTGGTGGAGATCGGCACCGGCACCGGGGTCAGCGGCGTCTGGCTGCTGCGGGGCATGCGGCCCGACGGGGTGCTCACCACCATGGACGTGGAGGTGGAGCACCAGCGGATCGCCCGACGGATCTTCCTGGAGGCGGGCTTCCCGTCGGGGCGTACCCGGATCATCACCGGCCGGGCCCTCGACGTGCTGCCGCGGCTCGCGGACGGCGCCTACGACCTGGTCTTCGTCGACGCCGAGGCGGCCGGCGTCACCGCCTGCGTGGACGCCGCGCTGCGGCTGCTGCGACCGGGCGGCGTGCTCGCGCTCAACGGCGCCCTGGCCGGCGGCCGGATCGGTGACCCGGCCGCGCGGGACAGGGAGACGGTCACCGTCCGCGAGACGATCAAGGCGGTCCGGGAGTCCGAGCACTGGGTGCCCGCGCTGCTGCCGGTCGGGCACGGTCTGCTCGCCGCCGTGAAGGCCTGA
- a CDS encoding S1C family serine protease — protein sequence MGGTDVTDGWDWRRPGGTPAPAAQPAPGGPPQGAGGGSSPWWSDALADPWRDPYAPAAVVVPAAPTDGVGEPEPVVDPDAPRRPGLRQVVLISLVTALLAGSLGSALTYAFLRGGNPVPTLGAQSAQAPALAQRKPESLAGVAEKVLPSVVTVRVYSLGGTSEGSGFVVSADGHIVTNDHVVAGGPGKATVIFNDGSTAPGTVVGQDPESDLAVIKVARTGLKPVEFGDSDALAVGDPVLAVGSPLSLANTVTAGIVSALDRTMQAGEPGGPTRYYAAIQTDAAVNHGNSGGPLVDGAGRVVGVNSTIKSLVADGQEAGNIGLAFAIPINQAKRVTQDIIGTGKARRTVIGAQVAGTGAASGTGVRLNTVEPAGPAAAAGLKAGDVVLKLNGHPMTEPTDLVALVRKYAPGSVVTVEYRRGSARQSASVTLAADAK from the coding sequence GTGGGAGGCACCGACGTGACCGACGGCTGGGACTGGCGCCGGCCCGGCGGGACACCGGCACCGGCGGCACAGCCGGCACCCGGCGGCCCGCCGCAGGGTGCCGGGGGCGGCAGCTCGCCCTGGTGGTCCGACGCGCTGGCCGACCCCTGGCGGGACCCGTACGCGCCCGCCGCGGTGGTCGTACCGGCCGCGCCGACGGACGGGGTGGGCGAGCCGGAGCCGGTCGTCGACCCGGACGCCCCCCGCCGGCCAGGGCTGCGGCAGGTGGTGCTGATCTCACTGGTCACCGCGCTGCTCGCCGGCTCGCTCGGCAGCGCCCTGACCTACGCCTTCCTGCGCGGCGGGAACCCGGTGCCCACCCTGGGCGCGCAGTCCGCGCAGGCCCCGGCGCTCGCCCAGCGCAAGCCGGAGTCACTGGCCGGCGTCGCCGAGAAGGTCCTGCCCAGCGTGGTCACCGTGCGGGTCTACAGCCTCGGCGGCACCAGCGAGGGTTCCGGCTTCGTGGTCAGCGCCGACGGGCACATCGTCACCAACGACCACGTGGTCGCCGGTGGCCCCGGCAAGGCCACGGTGATCTTCAACGACGGCAGCACCGCGCCCGGGACGGTGGTGGGACAGGACCCGGAGTCCGACCTCGCGGTGATCAAGGTGGCGCGCACCGGGTTGAAGCCGGTGGAGTTCGGTGACTCCGACGCCCTCGCCGTCGGCGACCCGGTCCTCGCCGTGGGCTCCCCGCTCTCGCTCGCCAACACGGTCACCGCCGGCATCGTCAGCGCCCTGGACCGGACCATGCAGGCCGGCGAGCCGGGCGGCCCGACCCGCTACTACGCGGCGATCCAGACCGACGCGGCGGTCAACCACGGCAACTCCGGCGGTCCGCTGGTCGACGGCGCCGGGCGGGTGGTCGGGGTGAACTCGACGATCAAGTCGCTGGTCGCCGACGGGCAGGAGGCGGGGAACATCGGGCTCGCCTTCGCCATCCCGATCAACCAGGCGAAACGCGTCACGCAGGACATCATCGGCACCGGCAAGGCCCGGCGTACGGTGATCGGCGCGCAGGTGGCCGGCACCGGCGCGGCCAGCGGCACCGGCGTACGCCTCAACACCGTGGAGCCGGCCGGGCCGGCGGCGGCGGCCGGGCTCAAGGCCGGGGACGTGGTGCTGAAGCTGAACGGCCATCCGATGACCGAGCCCACCGATCTGGTCGCCCTGGTCCGCAAGTACGCACCCGGCTCAGTGGTGACGGTCGAGTACCGGCGCGGGTCGGCCCGGCAGAGCGCCTCGGTGACGCTCGCCGCAGACGCGAAGTGA